In the Vibrio gigantis genome, one interval contains:
- a CDS encoding efflux RND transporter permease subunit, whose amino-acid sequence MRHIISYFAARGFLARVITMMVFAVGIASLSIIKMQEDPEVAFPEVEIVTHYPGASPQDIELNITNKIEKELRGVQNIREMTSESTEGTSLILLEVAEDADIADVVRKIQQAVDRVSGLPKDISDPPLVLQESTSSFEVLRFGVTTTGNYSDLQQYARQLEKRIKSISGIGTATMSGFREREFWIEVDPSKASRYNLTFDDIMTSVNSRNLSLSGGVVESWKSEHRLVTLTQVTSAKELEDTIIRVLPDGGLVRVQDIATVTDGFEKATEYGMINNQQAILFNITKTANADVRTAISAVLDTLDIEREKHGGKFDFHTSINLAKDMEDKFSIVASNGGLGLVLVLIVLGMALMRQVAFWVAVSIPFCIFGVLALIPGMGMTLDAISLAALLLVIGIIVDDSVIVAESIYSEREKGASPLDAAIEGTLKVYKPVLASLTTTILVFIPIFFIPGELGMEIAVIPLTVIMALTFSWFECTVTLPAHLADALKKPNLNTRKIDVFNKVVTRYEAILTRALQHKFKVVLFALLMLGASGAIVATLRLDFFPAQAAKYIEVYTEVKPGTPMDKVRAAHRQVEEAISALPDSEMLSYEMTYSTPVSTGLINLTNAEDRERTADVIADELSDKLSEITSVPFIKFTVDAGGAPPGEPVEVRVIGQNKESRDHAVQVIEAWLGQHSGLSNVTNNEELKDQQLEIVPQYEWLARYGLTVDDLATTLRVAFDGEKVSTTWIGDEEVGLRVILTERYRNLEKLRNTKIYTADGTQVPLSRLAHVRYTQAERIILHFNGDRQVLVTAQVEGNALDPDEITDELWEAVKGQINSDVMLDIGGEVEATEEALGGIVVAFPSAILGIYFVLAIMFGSLVQPLLVISVIPFALVASLMALFLHMQPISLFALIGALGMCGVVVNNSLVLIVRINDLRDQGMEITQAVIQAAKTRLRPILLTSVTTVVGLLPLAYGIGGADVYMGPMALTLGYGLLFSVPIVLFIVPCLYVVISRWKMTI is encoded by the coding sequence ATGAGACATATTATTAGCTACTTTGCGGCTCGAGGCTTTTTGGCTCGGGTAATTACAATGATGGTTTTTGCGGTAGGTATTGCTTCATTGAGCATTATTAAGATGCAAGAAGACCCAGAAGTGGCCTTTCCAGAAGTTGAGATTGTTACCCATTATCCAGGTGCTTCACCGCAAGACATTGAACTGAACATTACCAATAAAATTGAAAAAGAGCTGCGTGGGGTGCAAAACATCCGCGAAATGACATCGGAATCAACAGAGGGGACTTCACTGATTTTACTGGAGGTCGCTGAAGATGCTGATATCGCAGATGTAGTACGTAAAATTCAGCAAGCGGTTGATCGAGTCAGTGGGTTACCGAAAGATATCTCAGACCCTCCGCTTGTTCTCCAGGAAAGCACCTCGTCCTTTGAAGTCTTACGTTTTGGTGTAACGACAACTGGTAATTACAGCGATCTTCAGCAGTATGCCCGTCAGCTTGAAAAACGAATCAAATCGATATCAGGTATTGGGACTGCAACTATGTCTGGCTTTCGTGAACGAGAGTTTTGGATTGAGGTAGATCCAAGCAAAGCGAGTCGCTACAACCTCACGTTTGACGACATTATGACATCGGTAAACAGTCGAAATTTATCGTTATCAGGTGGTGTTGTCGAATCGTGGAAGTCAGAGCATCGTCTTGTTACCTTAACGCAGGTGACCAGTGCAAAAGAGCTAGAAGACACCATCATTCGTGTTCTGCCTGATGGTGGGCTAGTACGAGTTCAAGATATCGCAACGGTCACTGATGGGTTCGAGAAAGCCACTGAATACGGCATGATTAACAACCAACAAGCGATTTTATTTAATATCACTAAGACGGCTAACGCAGATGTACGCACCGCTATTAGTGCGGTATTAGATACACTCGATATTGAACGCGAAAAGCATGGTGGTAAGTTCGATTTTCATACGTCGATTAACCTTGCTAAAGACATGGAAGATAAGTTCTCTATCGTTGCGAGCAACGGCGGTTTAGGTCTAGTTCTCGTATTAATCGTGTTGGGTATGGCTCTGATGCGTCAGGTTGCTTTCTGGGTCGCTGTCTCTATTCCTTTCTGTATTTTTGGCGTCTTGGCTTTAATCCCTGGAATGGGGATGACCTTAGATGCAATAAGCTTGGCTGCTCTCTTACTCGTTATCGGTATTATTGTCGATGACTCGGTAATCGTTGCAGAAAGTATTTACAGCGAAAGAGAGAAAGGTGCATCGCCACTGGATGCCGCCATTGAGGGCACGCTAAAAGTCTATAAGCCAGTTCTGGCAAGCTTAACCACTACGATCCTCGTGTTTATCCCAATCTTCTTTATTCCGGGAGAGCTAGGGATGGAGATTGCGGTCATACCTCTAACTGTCATTATGGCTCTGACGTTTTCTTGGTTTGAGTGCACGGTTACGTTGCCAGCTCACTTAGCCGATGCTCTTAAAAAACCAAACTTAAACACTCGCAAGATAGATGTGTTCAATAAAGTGGTGACTCGTTATGAAGCGATTCTTACTCGTGCGTTGCAACACAAGTTTAAAGTCGTTTTATTCGCGTTGCTTATGTTAGGAGCTAGCGGAGCTATAGTTGCAACACTTAGGTTAGATTTCTTTCCTGCTCAAGCGGCAAAATACATAGAGGTGTACACAGAAGTTAAACCTGGCACTCCAATGGATAAGGTACGAGCAGCACATCGTCAAGTTGAGGAAGCGATTAGTGCTTTGCCTGATTCGGAAATGCTGAGTTATGAAATGACCTATTCGACGCCAGTAAGCACAGGACTAATTAATTTAACCAATGCGGAAGATAGAGAGAGAACCGCAGACGTTATCGCGGACGAGTTAAGCGACAAGCTCAGTGAGATTACTTCTGTCCCGTTTATTAAATTTACAGTAGATGCGGGTGGAGCACCTCCCGGTGAGCCTGTAGAAGTACGTGTGATTGGTCAAAACAAGGAGTCTCGTGATCATGCTGTTCAAGTGATTGAAGCGTGGTTGGGGCAACACAGCGGCCTGAGTAACGTGACGAACAATGAAGAGCTTAAAGATCAACAGCTTGAAATTGTACCTCAATACGAGTGGCTCGCTCGCTATGGTTTAACTGTAGATGATTTGGCGACTACCTTGCGCGTAGCATTTGATGGCGAGAAGGTGTCGACGACTTGGATTGGTGATGAAGAGGTTGGGCTTCGAGTCATATTAACAGAACGCTACCGTAACCTTGAGAAATTGCGAAATACCAAGATCTATACCGCGGACGGAACTCAAGTACCTTTAAGTCGATTGGCTCACGTACGATATACTCAAGCAGAACGTATCATCTTGCATTTCAATGGCGACCGACAGGTGTTGGTTACCGCTCAAGTAGAGGGTAATGCGCTTGATCCTGATGAAATCACAGATGAGCTATGGGAAGCCGTGAAAGGTCAAATAAACTCTGATGTCATGTTGGATATTGGTGGTGAAGTGGAAGCAACTGAAGAAGCACTAGGGGGAATTGTGGTTGCTTTTCCATCCGCCATTCTCGGGATCTACTTTGTGCTAGCCATAATGTTCGGTTCGTTGGTTCAGCCGTTACTGGTTATCTCAGTTATCCCTTTTGCTTTGGTCGCCTCTTTGATGGCGCTATTTCTTCATATGCAGCCTATCTCGTTATTCGCCTTAATCGGTGCGCTTGGTATGTGTGGGGTAGTGGTCAACAACTCCTTGGTGTTGATAGTTAGAATTAATGACTTACGAGACCAAGGTATGGAGATCACTCAAGCTGTGATTCAAGCTGCAAAAACTCGTTTAAGGCCAATCTTATTGACTTCTGTAACGACAGTCGTTGGCTTGTTACCTTTGGCTTATGGTATTGGCGGGGCAGATGTGTATATGGGGCCAATGGCATTAACCTTAGGCTATGGCCTACTATTCTCTGTGCCAATCGTATTGTTCATTGTTCCTTGCTTGTATGTCGTGATATCGAGATGGAAAATGACTATTTAG
- a CDS encoding efflux RND transporter periplasmic adaptor subunit gives MKKLAVLSAMAAISFQSGSAFAVDLIGHAIAQQSQDVVAQVSGVVESHPFQLGEPIQQGQSLIILEDSDFKLEVRRQQANLELVKADLKIKSSIYTRYKELKAKKSLSQHELDIALADLQAAKARVKLAQIDLEKATDNFTHTQINSEINGYVVKRNVEQGSWVEKGNLLYSVADVNNIIVRLLASEHDLAELSVGQELNLWSDVNPEIKVRANIKRIGINLDQGLMAYPIDIEIPNEDSLIKPGMSLHASTLN, from the coding sequence ATGAAAAAACTAGCAGTGCTGTCGGCTATGGCGGCCATATCTTTTCAAAGCGGTAGTGCATTCGCCGTTGACTTAATTGGGCACGCGATCGCACAACAATCTCAAGATGTTGTGGCACAGGTTAGCGGTGTTGTAGAGAGCCATCCATTTCAACTTGGCGAGCCGATTCAACAAGGACAATCTTTAATTATCCTTGAAGATAGTGATTTCAAATTGGAAGTCCGTCGTCAACAAGCAAATTTGGAATTGGTTAAAGCTGACCTAAAAATCAAAAGCAGTATCTACACTCGTTATAAAGAACTAAAAGCGAAAAAGAGCTTGTCGCAGCACGAGCTCGATATCGCCTTAGCTGACCTTCAAGCGGCAAAAGCCCGTGTCAAATTGGCACAGATAGACCTAGAAAAAGCCACCGACAACTTTACGCACACCCAAATCAATTCTGAGATAAACGGCTACGTTGTGAAACGCAATGTAGAGCAAGGCTCATGGGTTGAGAAAGGAAATCTACTTTATAGCGTTGCAGACGTTAACAATATCATTGTTCGTTTATTGGCTAGCGAGCACGATCTGGCTGAATTATCTGTTGGGCAGGAGCTGAATTTGTGGAGTGACGTTAATCCTGAGATTAAAGTTAGAGCAAATATAAAACGTATTGGTATCAATCTCGACCAAGGTTTAATGGCTTACCCAATCGATATTGAAATTCCAAACGAAGATAGCCTTATTAAGCCGGGGATGTCCCTGCATGCAAGTACACTCAACTAA
- a CDS encoding HD-GYP domain-containing protein: MALTMFDYSQISRVAAQDKDIISIVDDLFRLAREHYPILSRLSVVLCSENRASNYFVSDTLCQEAQHRYIEQELKPESALSRMAESLDTRIINDLTTISPTKQISHLLELGHQSSYTTPIHHQESNLGFVFINASSTGFFANQHIQCDIAYLTQVISSLFVQWFERQRHFQSSLAIALNMGHARDPETKEHLIRMGKYSEQIARTLSHTRRDITHQFIHRIRLYAPFHDIGKYRIPDKVLFSSARFNEEERAIMNNHTLYGEEMIDDVVALSHCSSMCSDEIQFIKNIVRHHHERFDGTGLPDALSNTAIPLEARIVTLADVFDALMSKRAYKHAWTLDEVMEYIEEQNGSMFDPECVEALKQNLDDFMAIREQYNDDAQSQVMMA; encoded by the coding sequence TTGGCTTTGACCATGTTTGACTACTCCCAAATCAGCAGAGTAGCCGCCCAAGATAAAGATATTATCAGCATCGTTGATGATCTCTTTCGGCTAGCTCGCGAACATTACCCCATATTATCTCGGCTTTCGGTCGTGCTGTGCAGTGAAAACAGAGCATCAAATTACTTTGTGTCAGACACTCTGTGCCAAGAAGCGCAACACCGCTATATCGAACAAGAACTTAAGCCAGAATCGGCTTTATCTCGAATGGCAGAATCTTTAGATACTCGAATCATCAACGACCTCACCACGATAAGCCCGACCAAACAAATATCTCACCTACTCGAACTCGGCCACCAAAGCAGTTACACAACGCCTATTCATCATCAAGAAAGTAATCTTGGGTTTGTGTTTATCAATGCTTCATCAACGGGATTTTTTGCGAACCAGCATATTCAATGTGATATCGCCTATCTCACTCAAGTAATCTCCAGTCTTTTCGTTCAATGGTTTGAGCGGCAGCGTCACTTTCAATCCTCTTTAGCGATCGCTTTAAATATGGGTCATGCTCGAGACCCAGAAACCAAAGAACACCTGATTCGAATGGGTAAATACAGTGAACAAATTGCTCGCACTCTATCGCACACAAGAAGAGACATTACACACCAATTCATTCATCGAATTCGGCTGTACGCGCCCTTTCACGACATAGGAAAATATCGAATACCAGATAAGGTGTTATTCAGTAGCGCGCGCTTCAATGAAGAAGAAAGAGCCATCATGAACAACCACACCTTATATGGCGAAGAAATGATTGACGATGTCGTGGCTCTGTCGCATTGCAGTTCTATGTGTTCTGACGAAATACAGTTCATAAAGAATATCGTGCGTCATCATCATGAACGGTTTGATGGCACAGGGTTACCCGACGCTTTGAGTAACACAGCAATACCACTAGAAGCGAGAATCGTGACGTTAGCCGATGTGTTTGATGCACTGATGAGTAAAAGAGCCTACAAGCACGCGTGGACACTCGATGAAGTGATGGAATACATTGAAGAACAGAACGGTTCAATGTTCGACCCAGAATGTGTTGAGGCCCTTAAACAGAACCTAGACGACTTTATGGCAATTCGGGAGCAATACAACGACGATGCTCAGTCGCAGGTCATGATGGCTTGA
- the gnd gene encoding decarboxylating NADP(+)-dependent phosphogluconate dehydrogenase, translated as MKGDIGVIGLAVMGQNLILNMNDHGFKVVAHNRTAAKVDEFLEGPAKGTNIVGAYSLEELVEKLEAPRKVMLMVRAGDVVDTFIENLIPLLDEGDIIIDGGNTNYPDTNRRVAHCREKGIHFIGTGVSGGEEGARFGPSIMPGGAAEAWEAVKPIFQGISAKTDAGEPCCDWVGNDGAGHFVKMVHNGIEYGDMQLITEAYQFMKDGLGMSADEMQAVFADWNKTELDSYLVEITADILGYKDEDGEALVEKILDTAGQKGTGKWTGINALDLGIPLTLISESVFSRCLSALKDQRVEAEALFEKTITPVEGDKQEWVDALRQALLASKIISYAQGFMLMREASNENGWDLNYGNVALMWRGGCIIRSAFLGNIRDAYEANPDIAFLGSDEYFKNILQSSLVAWRKVSAKSLEAGIPMPCTISALSFLDGYTTARLPANLLQAQRDYFGAHTYERTDRPRGEFFHTNWTGTGGDTASTTYDV; from the coding sequence ATGAAAGGTGATATCGGTGTAATTGGCCTAGCAGTAATGGGTCAGAACCTTATCCTAAACATGAACGACCACGGCTTCAAAGTTGTGGCTCACAACCGTACTGCTGCGAAAGTAGACGAGTTCCTAGAAGGTCCAGCTAAAGGTACTAACATTGTTGGTGCTTACTCTCTAGAAGAGCTAGTTGAGAAGCTAGAAGCGCCACGTAAAGTGATGCTTATGGTTCGTGCTGGTGACGTTGTAGACACGTTCATCGAAAACCTGATCCCACTTCTAGACGAAGGCGACATCATCATTGATGGTGGTAACACTAACTACCCAGATACTAACCGTCGTGTAGCGCATTGTCGTGAGAAAGGCATCCACTTCATCGGTACTGGCGTATCTGGTGGCGAAGAAGGTGCTCGTTTCGGTCCTTCAATCATGCCAGGCGGCGCGGCTGAAGCTTGGGAAGCGGTTAAGCCAATCTTCCAAGGTATCTCTGCAAAAACTGACGCTGGTGAGCCTTGTTGTGACTGGGTTGGTAACGATGGTGCTGGTCACTTCGTTAAGATGGTACACAACGGCATCGAATACGGTGACATGCAGCTTATCACTGAAGCATACCAATTCATGAAAGATGGCCTAGGTATGTCTGCTGACGAGATGCAAGCAGTATTCGCTGACTGGAACAAGACTGAGCTAGACAGCTACCTAGTTGAAATCACTGCAGACATCCTTGGCTACAAAGATGAAGACGGTGAAGCGCTAGTTGAGAAGATCCTAGACACTGCAGGCCAAAAAGGTACTGGTAAATGGACGGGTATCAACGCACTAGACCTAGGTATTCCTCTAACACTGATCTCTGAGTCTGTATTCTCTCGTTGCCTGTCTGCTCTTAAAGACCAACGTGTTGAAGCTGAAGCTTTGTTTGAGAAGACAATCACTCCAGTTGAAGGCGATAAGCAAGAATGGGTTGACGCATTACGTCAAGCTCTACTGGCTTCTAAGATCATCTCTTACGCTCAAGGTTTCATGCTTATGCGTGAAGCGTCGAACGAAAATGGTTGGGATCTAAACTACGGTAACGTTGCTCTAATGTGGCGTGGCGGTTGTATCATCCGTTCTGCTTTCCTAGGCAACATCCGTGATGCATACGAAGCGAACCCAGATATCGCATTCCTAGGCTCTGATGAGTACTTCAAGAACATCCTACAAAGCAGCCTAGTAGCGTGGCGTAAGGTTTCTGCGAAGTCGCTAGAGGCTGGTATCCCAATGCCATGTACTATCTCTGCACTTTCGTTCTTAGACGGTTACACAACAGCTCGTCTGCCAGCTAACCTTCTACAAGCTCAGCGTGACTACTTCGGTGCTCACACTTATGAGCGTACTGACCGTCCACGTGGTGAATTCTTCCACACAAACTGGACTGGTACAGGCGGTGACACTGCTTCTACAACTTACGACGTATAA
- the pgl gene encoding 6-phosphogluconolactonase: protein MINHKIFATPELVVETLANEMKAYSEQGKPVHISLSGGSTPKMLFKLLAQAPYAEGIQWNNLHFWWGDERCVAPDDAESNFGEANALLFSQVNLPAENIHRIRGEDEPKAEAERFAKEMADVIPCENGTPVFDWILLGVGADGHTASLFPGATNYQDENLSVLASHPESGQIRVSKTAKVLEAAKRISYLVLGAGKVEIVKEIHTTPASELPYPAAKIQSKTGETEWFLDSNAASAIA from the coding sequence ATGATCAACCACAAGATCTTTGCAACGCCAGAATTGGTTGTTGAAACCCTAGCAAATGAAATGAAAGCGTACAGTGAGCAGGGCAAACCTGTTCATATTTCACTTTCAGGTGGCAGCACGCCAAAAATGCTATTCAAACTGTTGGCACAGGCGCCATACGCAGAAGGTATCCAATGGAATAACCTTCATTTCTGGTGGGGCGACGAACGTTGCGTTGCACCAGACGACGCTGAAAGCAACTTCGGTGAAGCGAACGCACTTCTATTCTCTCAAGTAAACCTTCCTGCTGAGAACATCCACCGTATTCGTGGTGAAGATGAGCCTAAAGCAGAAGCTGAGCGCTTTGCTAAAGAGATGGCTGATGTGATTCCTTGTGAAAATGGCACGCCTGTTTTCGATTGGATTCTGCTCGGTGTTGGCGCTGACGGCCACACGGCTTCACTATTCCCGGGTGCAACAAACTACCAAGATGAGAACCTATCTGTACTGGCTTCTCACCCTGAGTCTGGTCAAATCCGTGTTTCTAAAACAGCAAAAGTTTTAGAAGCAGCAAAACGAATCAGCTACCTAGTACTGGGTGCAGGTAAAGTTGAGATCGTTAAAGAAATTCATACTACTCCTGCTTCAGAGTTGCCTTATCCGGCAGCGAAAATCCAGTCTAAAACTGGCGAAACAGAGTGGTTCCTAGATTCAAATGCAGCAAGTGCTATCGCATAA
- the zwf gene encoding glucose-6-phosphate dehydrogenase: MVIPENSSIVIFGASGDLTYRKLIPALYHLYASNQLPESFAILGVSRTEYSDESYREKLKKSLQEMEKTEPETLNAFIEHLHYQAINTSDVDDYARLAQRLDKLEQDYQFENHNTLFYLATPPSLYGVIPANLAAHGLNDESNGWRRLIIEKPFGYDLASAQALDEEIHHHFQEHQIYRIDHYLGKETVQNLLVLRFSNAMFEPLWNRNFIDYVEITGAEFLGVEERGGYYDGSGAVRDMFQNHLLQVLAMVGMEPPAQINADSIRDEVVKVLQCLKPLEEEDLRNDLVLGQYTASDVRGQHLLGYREEHGVADDSRTETYIGLKAHINNWRWNGVPFYVRTGKRLPTRVTEIVIHFKNTPHPVFGQDAPENKLIIRIQPDEGIQMSFGLKEPGAGFKAKEVKMNFSYSDLPETQMLTAYERLLLDALNGDATLFARTDAVEACWKYVQPILDFKQDPQALFGYACGTWGPQEADELLQRGGRAWRFPCKNLTDTDYCEL; encoded by the coding sequence ATGGTAATACCTGAAAACAGCAGCATCGTTATTTTTGGTGCGTCGGGAGATCTAACTTACCGCAAGTTAATTCCTGCTCTATACCACCTGTATGCTAGCAATCAACTACCAGAATCCTTTGCGATTCTTGGAGTGAGCCGTACTGAGTACAGCGATGAGTCTTACCGTGAGAAGCTGAAGAAGTCTCTTCAGGAAATGGAAAAAACTGAACCAGAGACGCTGAATGCATTTATTGAACATCTGCATTACCAAGCGATCAACACTTCAGATGTAGACGACTATGCTCGTTTAGCACAACGTCTAGACAAGCTTGAACAAGACTACCAATTCGAAAACCATAACACTTTGTTCTACTTGGCAACGCCGCCAAGTCTGTACGGTGTTATCCCAGCAAACCTTGCTGCGCATGGCCTTAACGATGAATCTAACGGCTGGCGCCGTCTGATCATCGAGAAACCATTTGGTTACGACTTAGCTTCTGCTCAAGCGTTAGATGAAGAGATCCATCATCACTTCCAAGAACACCAGATCTACCGTATCGACCATTACCTTGGTAAAGAAACGGTTCAAAACCTTCTAGTGCTTCGTTTCTCAAACGCGATGTTTGAACCACTATGGAACCGTAACTTCATTGATTACGTTGAAATCACAGGCGCTGAGTTCCTTGGTGTGGAAGAACGTGGCGGTTACTACGATGGTTCTGGCGCAGTTCGTGATATGTTCCAAAACCACTTGCTACAAGTGTTAGCAATGGTGGGCATGGAGCCACCAGCACAAATTAACGCTGACTCTATTCGTGACGAAGTGGTTAAAGTACTTCAGTGTCTGAAGCCTCTTGAGGAAGAAGATCTTCGTAACGATCTCGTTCTTGGTCAGTACACAGCTTCTGACGTTCGTGGCCAGCATTTGCTAGGCTACCGTGAAGAGCACGGTGTTGCCGACGATTCTCGCACCGAGACTTACATCGGCTTGAAAGCACACATCAACAACTGGCGTTGGAATGGCGTTCCGTTCTACGTGCGTACGGGTAAACGTTTACCAACACGCGTAACGGAAATCGTGATTCACTTTAAGAACACACCGCACCCAGTATTTGGTCAAGATGCACCTGAAAACAAACTGATTATCCGTATCCAACCGGATGAAGGTATTCAGATGAGCTTTGGCTTGAAAGAGCCTGGTGCAGGATTTAAAGCAAAAGAAGTTAAGATGAACTTCTCTTACTCTGACTTGCCTGAAACTCAAATGCTAACGGCTTATGAGCGTCTTCTTCTTGATGCACTAAACGGTGATGCGACTCTGTTTGCACGTACCGATGCGGTAGAAGCATGTTGGAAGTACGTTCAACCAATCTTAGACTTTAAACAAGATCCTCAAGCACTGTTTGGCTATGCTTGTGGTACTTGGGGCCCGCAAGAAGCGGATGAGCTTCTTCAGCGTGGTGGCCGTGCATGGCGTTTCCCATGTAAAAACCTAACAGACACGGATTACTGCGAACTATGA
- a CDS encoding response regulator: MNAITRVMVIEDDIAIAELHHRYLEQMGGFDVVGIATTQSEALMQLDILKPDLVLLDVYLPDGCGLDILNHVRGSNQGCDVILITAARDVDTLQQAMRGGVVDYLLKPVMFPRLEAALKKYQSQQQEFESVSDLNQGLVDKMLQANAKANSGKVSTLPKGIDGVTLDKIRAIFRQADAVNITADEAGERIGASRTTARRYLEFLITTGELVADLNYGTVGRPERCYNKAQR, translated from the coding sequence ATGAACGCAATCACGAGAGTCATGGTCATTGAAGATGATATTGCGATTGCAGAGCTTCATCATCGTTATTTGGAGCAGATGGGTGGCTTTGACGTGGTCGGAATTGCCACCACACAGTCTGAAGCACTCATGCAGCTAGACATCTTAAAACCTGATTTGGTGCTATTAGATGTGTATCTTCCGGACGGGTGTGGGCTTGATATTCTTAATCACGTTCGCGGAAGCAATCAAGGCTGTGATGTTATCTTGATTACTGCTGCTCGAGATGTGGATACTCTGCAACAAGCAATGCGCGGTGGAGTGGTCGACTATCTATTGAAACCGGTAATGTTTCCTCGTTTGGAAGCGGCACTGAAAAAGTACCAATCGCAACAGCAAGAGTTTGAAAGTGTGTCTGATTTGAACCAAGGTTTGGTTGATAAGATGCTGCAAGCTAATGCTAAAGCGAACTCAGGCAAGGTATCAACCTTACCTAAAGGGATTGATGGCGTGACGTTGGATAAGATCAGAGCCATTTTTCGACAAGCTGATGCCGTCAACATTACTGCTGATGAAGCCGGTGAACGAATTGGTGCAAGCAGAACCACCGCTAGGCGCTATTTGGAATTTTTGATTACGACTGGTGAGTTAGTCGCGGACTTAAATTACGGTACCGTCGGTCGCCCGGAGCGCTGCTACAACAAAGCGCAAAGATAA